Proteins encoded within one genomic window of Solibaculum mannosilyticum:
- a CDS encoding DUF3794 and LysM peptidoglycan-binding domain-containing protein — MDFNVTQETVAINEVVFEGNAEQPVDLDLTLPDYCPDMARVLKCQVTPMISSRQMNGAELTVEGKTMIRLLYVDDGMKSVHCMEQSTAFSATFSLKTEPMSPIVQVSASVDYVNCRAVSSRRADIHGAFTLHARVQDKCMRQVMADASGCGIQLNKKVVPVSNIVGMAERPFTVSEVLDLPQGKPSAVSILRSGCVARVTDYKAIANKVIVKGDLTIRTLYCSEDDSMELTEHTIPISQIVDLEGIEDDCICDVRFDVLSSDLQLKADSSGENRLICAEVRLAAVVSAYRSAEVPMICDAYSTDYEVKCDSREVSLEKVLEVLCRDSTAKFTFDLPSDDITNVCDLWSEAGPASSEVSDGKLLIKAPLTICMLALDSSCTPVYFERTAELQYDWEIPSDVQSVRADPCITVLSSSFSLMGADRIEVRVEFRVEGCVYATCQQQAMCSLEPDEENPKQRQQTAALTLYFADQGERVWDIARRYSTSVDAVMRENGLENDRLSERGMLMIPIC, encoded by the coding sequence ATGGATTTTAACGTCACGCAGGAAACGGTTGCCATCAATGAGGTGGTGTTCGAGGGCAACGCCGAACAACCGGTGGATTTAGATCTCACTCTGCCCGATTATTGCCCCGATATGGCCCGGGTCCTCAAATGTCAGGTTACGCCTATGATCTCGTCCCGCCAGATGAACGGGGCGGAGCTGACGGTGGAGGGCAAAACCATGATCCGTCTGCTCTATGTGGACGACGGTATGAAAAGCGTCCACTGTATGGAACAAAGCACTGCTTTTTCAGCAACCTTCAGTTTAAAGACCGAACCCATGTCGCCCATTGTACAGGTGTCGGCCAGCGTGGATTACGTCAATTGCCGGGCGGTGTCGTCCAGGAGGGCCGATATCCACGGCGCCTTCACCCTCCACGCCAGGGTACAGGATAAGTGCATGCGCCAGGTCATGGCCGATGCCAGTGGATGCGGCATCCAGTTAAACAAAAAGGTGGTGCCGGTCAGCAACATCGTGGGCATGGCCGAACGTCCCTTTACCGTCAGTGAAGTGCTGGATCTCCCGCAGGGGAAACCGTCGGCCGTGTCCATCCTGCGCAGCGGATGCGTGGCGCGGGTTACCGATTACAAGGCCATCGCCAACAAGGTCATCGTCAAGGGCGACTTGACCATCCGCACCCTCTATTGCAGCGAGGACGACTCCATGGAGCTTACGGAACACACCATCCCCATCAGCCAGATTGTGGACTTGGAGGGCATTGAAGACGACTGCATCTGCGACGTCCGGTTTGACGTACTGTCCTCTGATTTGCAGCTCAAAGCCGATTCCAGCGGGGAGAACCGTCTGATTTGCGCAGAAGTACGGTTGGCGGCGGTGGTGTCGGCCTACCGATCGGCCGAAGTGCCCATGATCTGCGACGCCTACTCCACCGATTACGAGGTCAAGTGCGACAGCCGGGAGGTCTCCTTGGAAAAGGTGCTGGAGGTCCTGTGCCGGGACAGCACCGCTAAATTTACCTTTGACCTGCCCAGCGACGACATCACCAACGTCTGCGACCTGTGGTCCGAAGCCGGCCCGGCCAGTTCGGAGGTGAGCGATGGTAAATTGCTCATCAAGGCTCCTCTGACTATCTGTATGCTGGCCCTGGATTCCTCTTGTACGCCGGTTTACTTTGAACGCACTGCCGAGCTCCAGTACGATTGGGAGATCCCTTCCGATGTCCAATCGGTCAGAGCCGACCCCTGCATCACGGTATTGTCGTCCAGCTTTAGCCTTATGGGCGCCGACCGCATCGAGGTGCGGGTGGAATTCCGGGTGGAGGGCTGCGTCTACGCTACCTGTCAGCAGCAGGCCATGTGCAGCCTGGAGCCCGATGAGGAGAATCCCAAGCAGCGCCAGCAGACGGCCGCCCTCACCCTGTATTTTGCCGACCAGGGGGAACGGGTATGGGATATCGCCCGACGGTACAGCACGTCGGTGGATGCCGTCATGCGGGAGAACGGGCTGGAAAACGACCGTCTTAGTGAACGCGGCATGCTGATGATCCCGATCTGCTAG